In Taeniopygia guttata chromosome Z, bTaeGut7.mat, whole genome shotgun sequence, one genomic interval encodes:
- the LOC115491157 gene encoding protein FAM240B, with protein sequence MLPTLQIKSTEGCISLLPCDTGEATAAVAIFLVCDTQRIYLQEEYCSKEKMNSQYMRHEVRGCETSDLRNFWEKTIEQQTQYLQNEKERQRRSALTKLRNEWMERLEKRIKMLRTQSEDSSS encoded by the exons ATGTTACCCACACTTCAAATAAAAAGTACCGAGGGATGCATTTCATTACTGCCCTGTGACACTGGAGAAGCCACGGCTGCAGTGGCAATATTCCTCGTTTGTGACACACAGAGAATTTATTTGCAAGAAGAGTACTGCTCCAAAG AGAAAATGAATAGCCAATATATGCGTCATGAAGTGCGGGGTTGCGAGACCAGTGACCTGAGGAACTTCTGGGAAAAGACCATCGAACAGCAAACTCAGTATCTGCAAAATGAGAAAGAACGCCAGCGAAGAAGCGCTCTGACAAA GCTCAGAAATGAATGGATGGAGAGACTGGAAAAACGGATAAAGATGTTGAGAACCCAATCTGAAGACTCATCCAGCTGA